The nucleotide sequence AATAACTGCAGGGTTAGCTGCTTCTATCCCAAGTCCATACATCCCCCCCATCATCTTTCCATGTTTGATGTATATATAATTTTCATAGTCTTCCTTTGTAAGGTAAGGTGTAAGATCTTCAACTGCTCCCATTTCTATAAATTGTGGGAACATTTCAGCATACATATACCCGATATCCGGACCTTGTCCTGAAGCTATTCCAGCAGCATATTTTTCAGAATAATTTTCCCATGGAATAATCTCTAATTCTACATCTACATTATTTGCTTCTCCATATTCTTTCATGATTGGTCCCCATACAGCTTGATCATTTTCTCCGATAGGTGGTAACCATACAACTAATTTTTCCTTCTTCTCCTTCTTCCCCCAAAAAGCCATGGCCTCTGTACTTGTTACTGCAGTCAATAAAACTATCGACAATATTAACGCTAATATTTTTTTCATTTTTTCCTCCCTATTTTTTGTTTTATGTAAAAAGATAATATATTTACTCTATTTATGAATATTTAAAGCAACCACTCTCTTTTTAGATACAGATAGTTCTTTCTTTCACTTTATTTTTATTTCACATTCCTCTCCTTTTCTTATTACCTGTTTATTTTAAGGCACAAACAGGTAACGAGAAAAAGGCTAATGCCTGATTCATTTTCTATATTTAATCTTAAAATATTTATTGTTATATGAAATATTCTGAATTATTTGAAGATATGGCTCTTATCACTCAAGATTTATAAATTTAATCTATCCTGGCAACATCCTTCCAGAATCAACTGAGGCTTGAAAGTTATGGATAAATTTTTAAAATTAATAATTTATCAGAATTGCTTTAAAATACAATAGTTAGCATTGACAAAGTTTATTAAATTTTAATATCTAATTCAATAACACCCTTCTAAAATCAACTGAGGTTTGAAAAAATGAATGAAATTTAAAATTAATAATTTATATTTTTATGATAACTTTGAATTTAATGCATAACAAGTGACCCCCTGGTTTACCAGAGAGGATATATTTTTGCATTAAAAAATATGGCATAAATAACCAGTATAATTTAATAGTTTAATATGCATTCAAATTAAATTTTCTTCGTTTTTTACAATGATTGTTAGTTGGAACAGAGTTGTTCCGAAAGTAATTATTTTAGGAATAGATAAAGTATTAAGGTCATAATATCTCGTTAATATCTTTATTTATATCCACAATAATTCTAAAATGGATTGGAAGTTAAAGAGTGAATTGGAATAAATGTTTATCATATTGAAATAGTTAGCACTACCTAATATATCCTTTTTTCAGATTCTAAAAGTTCCATTATAACTTCATCCAGAAGTTTATCAGCTACTCAGGCTCAATTAAATCTTAATTTAAACATAATTCCTCTCCTTTAAAAATTTATTTACATAACTTATACCACTTTTTGCTTGATTTATCAATTAAAAAATGAAATTCACTTGAATTATTGCTCTATTTAGTTCTTAAATCCACTCATTATGATCAATTAAAAAGCAAAGTAACATTATACACAAGCAACATTCTATATTTGTAAAATAAACTATAAGAATAAAAATAGTGCCCATCAGGGCACCATTTTTATTCTTGATATTCCACCCTGTTTCTTCCATTTTTTTTTGCTCTATACAATAAATTATCGACTCTTCCCAGGATTAAATCTAGAGTATCATTGGGTGTGTTTTTTATAACTCCCATGCTAACTGTAATTATAGTATCGTATTCCCACGTCATTTTTTCTATAGTCTGTCTCAGTCTGTCTGCAATTATAATCCCCTCTCTTAACTTTGTATTAGGTAATAAGATTAAGAATTCTTCCCCACCGTACCTACCGAATATATCTGTAGTTTTTATGTTATTTGATATAGCCTTAGATATGTCTTTTAAAACTGTATCTCCAAATAGATGGCCATAGGTATCATTTATTTTTTTAAATTTATCTAGATCAAACATAATTAAAGAAAAATTCAAATTAAAGTTTTTTGACTGTTCTATTTCTTTTTCAATTAAATCTATGATGGCTCTCCTATTATAGCATCCTGTCAACGGATCTGTTTCAGAGATATATTTCAAGTTATTTTCTCTTTTTATTACCTCATAATTCATTTTTTTTATGGCACTATTGATAAAACTTAATTCATTTTTTTCATCTATTACCTCAGTTAATTTATCTATATTTTTACTATAGTTCCCTTGAGAAATACTGTCGATAACACAAGATAATTGATTTAAAGAGCTGTCAAAATTTTTACTTAGAACAGATAAAACAATGAGAATAAAAACTATAGTCAATATAACTATACCAATGATGTAGAATCTCAACCTTAAAATTGTATTATTTATATCTTTTTCATCGACACTTCCAATTAGGAGAATATCCAAATCTTTGATTTTTTTTATATGGTACAGTTTTTTACCCATAGGAGTCTTTTTTATAATTTTAAAATGATCCCTTGAAAATAAGTTCATTTTTGAAATATAATCAAAATTTTTCTTGTTGTCTCCTCCATCTACTAAAATTTTATTATTTTTATCCACTATGAAAAATGATCCTGTATTCTCAATTTTAAATTTTGAAATTTCATTCCCTATATAAGACAAATCAATCATCGCTAACAACACGCCTATTATTTCACCATCTAATTCAATTTTTTTAGACAGAGTTACTATTGGATTCCCTGTCCCTGCATGGATAAAAACTTTCGATAGATAGGTTCCTTTAGAATTAAGAGCCCCTCTATACCACGGCCTTGTTGTTGGGTCATAATTAGGTGGTAAATTTTGATCCTCCGCCAGATTATCAAATATCATTTTTTTATCAGAACTTCCAAAGGCTATAAATTTTATAGCCTTTTTTTCCTCTGCCAGATTCTGCATATGATAAGTCATATGTTTAAGTCTATACTTATCATTTATTTGAAAGTTTAAAGAGGTTAACCCTTCATGCTCTTCGTTATATGTATCTGCTACATGTTCAATAGTTTCTCCGATAGAATTGATTTTATTTTGAATAGACTGCTCTATGTTTTGACTGATTAAGTCCATTTTTTGACTTTGTACTTCCTTCATTTCCCCAGAAAATATAAAAAATGTAATTACAGAAATGATCAATATAGGTATTGTTGCTGTAAAAAAAGTTAATGTAAAAATTTTTCTTTTAAGACTCATCTAACCACCCCTCATTGTTAGGATTTATTCGCTAAAATCATATTTTTCCTTTTTTTTTTAGTATGCTATACTTATAAATATAAAAAATTCAAATTAAATGAAAAACTATAAAAAAGGAGATATATCAATGAAAAAAAATATACTATTAGGAATTACTGGAGGTATTGCAGCCTATAAGTCTGCTAATATCTGTTCTCTTTTAAAGAAAAATGGATACAATGTAAAGGTCATAATGACCAAAAATGCTACTGAAATAATTACCCCTCTTACCTTGGAAACTCTCTCTAAAAACAGAGTAGCCATTGACATGTGGGCAGAAAAATCAAACATAGATGTGGAACACATAAACTTAGCTGACTGGGCTGATTTAGTTTTAATAGCTCCTGCTACCTATAACATCATTGGAAAGGTTGCAAATGGTATCGCTGATGATATGCTCTCTACTGTAATCTCTGCATCTTGTGCTCCTACTTATTTTGCCCTGGCTATGAATGTAAATATGTATAACAATCCTATCCTAAAAGATAATATTAAAAAATTAGAAGGATATGGATACAACTTTATCGATGCAGATTCAGGCCAGCTTGCCTGTGACTGGGTTGCCAAAGGGAGACTCAAGAAGGAAGTCGATATAGTCGATATAGTAAATAACTATTTTGAATCTTTAGAAAGGGAAAGGTTTTTAGAGGGAAAAAATATCTTGATTACTGCCGGTCCTACTGAAGAAGCTATCGACCCTATCAGGTATCTGAGTAACCGATCTACAGGTAAGATGGGTTATGCCCTGGCAGCTGCAGGTGCTCAATTAGGAGCTAACGTTACCTTGGTCAGCGGACCTACTAATCTTGAAGTTCCAAATGGTGTAGAATTTATATCTGCAAAGAGTGCTATCGATATGTATGAGGCTGTCTTTAGTAAGTTTGAAAATATGGATATTGCCATTGGCTGTGCAGCTGTTGCAGATTATAGGATAAAGGAGTATTCATCTTCTAAAATCAAAAAAAATGATGGAGATCTAGTTTTTGAATTAACTAGAAACCCTGATATTCTAATGGAAATGGGTAAGAGAAAAAAAGAACAAACTCTTATTGGATTTGCTGCTGAATCAGATAACCTAATTGAAAATGCCATGAAAAAATTAGAGAAAAAAAATCTAAATCTAATAGTTGCTAATTCCACCAATGCTTTTGGAAATGACAGCAATGAAGTATTTTTCATTGACAAGGAAAAAAATATTTTAGAAATTCCACAAATGAAAAAAGATGACCTTGCATTTAAAATTTTAGAGACATTAAAATAATTTAATAAACTTAAGATTTAAATTGACTAATTCCTAATTATGGACTATACTCATATAAATATCGAATTAATTAGGAGGATTTTAATGAAAAAATTATTAATATTATTAGCAGCTCTATCACTTGTAGCATGTAGCAGTAATGAGCCAAAGGAAGAAAAGGTTGAAACTACACCTGTAGTTACTGAGGTTGTTGTTGAAGAGACTCCAGCAGTTGTTGAAGAAGAAGCTCCAGTTGTTGTTGAAGAGACTACTATGGAAGAAGAAGTTATTGTTGAAGATGTTCCAATGACAGAAGAAGCTCCTACTAGCTATACTGTTGTAGAGGGAGATAACTTATTCAGAATAGGATTAAAATACAATATGTCTTGGGAAAAATTAGCTGAAGAAAATAATATCTCTAATCCAGACGTTATTGAAGCTAGTCAAGTATTAACAATCCCTACAAAATAAACTTTTAATAGCCATCTATTGACTAAAATAAAAGATGATCTCTATATTAAGAGATCATCTTTTTTATTAACTTATACAAAGTTTTTATATAGTGATGTTACCTTCTTTCACTATTTTTTTAACTCTTTCTAGATCCTCCGCAGTATCAACTCCTACAATTTTATAGGGAGTTTCTAAAACTTTTATCCTATAACCATTTTCTAAAACTCTAAGCTGCTCCAGTGATTCAGAAATCTCTAAAGGTGTCTGATCCATCTGTGAATATTTGATAACAAAGTCTCTTCTATATCCATATATTCCTACATGTTTAAAGTAGTTTTTCATATCCAATTCCCTTGGATACGGAATAGGTGATCTAGAAAAATAAATTCCATAGTCATCTTTAGTTGTAACCACCTTTACATTGTTTGGATTTTCAACCTCTTCTAGAGTATCTATCCTATGTTTTAAAGTCGCCATACTTAATTCTGGTTCCTTTAAAAATGGAGTAATCAAAGCATTAATCATCTCTTTTTCTATAAGGGGTTCATCTCCCTGTACATTTATAATCACATCAAATTCACTATAAATTTCTGCAACTTCCGCTATTCTAGAGGTTCCGTTAGGATGATTCTCAGAGGTCATAACAACTTCCCCTCCAAAAGATTTTACTTTATCATATACAAGTTGATTATCCGTCGCTACAACAACCATATCTAAGTTCGATAAAAGGGTACGTTTATA is from Psychrilyobacter atlanticus DSM 19335 and encodes:
- a CDS encoding LysM peptidoglycan-binding domain-containing protein; the encoded protein is MKKLLILLAALSLVACSSNEPKEEKVETTPVVTEVVVEETPAVVEEEAPVVVEETTMEEEVIVEDVPMTEEAPTSYTVVEGDNLFRIGLKYNMSWEKLAEENNISNPDVIEASQVLTIPTK
- the kdsB gene encoding 3-deoxy-manno-octulosonate cytidylyltransferase; translation: MKFLGVIPARYASTRLEGKPLADIDGHSMIEWVYKRTLLSNLDMVVVATDNQLVYDKVKSFGGEVVMTSENHPNGTSRIAEVAEIYSEFDVIINVQGDEPLIEKEMINALITPFLKEPELSMATLKHRIDTLEEVENPNNVKVVTTKDDYGIYFSRSPIPYPRELDMKNYFKHVGIYGYRRDFVIKYSQMDQTPLEISESLEQLRVLENGYRIKVLETPYKIVGVDTAEDLERVKKIVKEGNITI
- a CDS encoding sensor domain-containing diguanylate cyclase gives rise to the protein MSLKRKIFTLTFFTATIPILIISVITFFIFSGEMKEVQSQKMDLISQNIEQSIQNKINSIGETIEHVADTYNEEHEGLTSLNFQINDKYRLKHMTYHMQNLAEEKKAIKFIAFGSSDKKMIFDNLAEDQNLPPNYDPTTRPWYRGALNSKGTYLSKVFIHAGTGNPIVTLSKKIELDGEIIGVLLAMIDLSYIGNEISKFKIENTGSFFIVDKNNKILVDGGDNKKNFDYISKMNLFSRDHFKIIKKTPMGKKLYHIKKIKDLDILLIGSVDEKDINNTILRLRFYIIGIVILTIVFILIVLSVLSKNFDSSLNQLSCVIDSISQGNYSKNIDKLTEVIDEKNELSFINSAIKKMNYEVIKRENNLKYISETDPLTGCYNRRAIIDLIEKEIEQSKNFNLNFSLIMFDLDKFKKINDTYGHLFGDTVLKDISKAISNNIKTTDIFGRYGGEEFLILLPNTKLREGIIIADRLRQTIEKMTWEYDTIITVSMGVIKNTPNDTLDLILGRVDNLLYRAKKNGRNRVEYQE
- the coaBC gene encoding bifunctional phosphopantothenoylcysteine decarboxylase/phosphopantothenate--cysteine ligase CoaBC; its protein translation is MKKNILLGITGGIAAYKSANICSLLKKNGYNVKVIMTKNATEIITPLTLETLSKNRVAIDMWAEKSNIDVEHINLADWADLVLIAPATYNIIGKVANGIADDMLSTVISASCAPTYFALAMNVNMYNNPILKDNIKKLEGYGYNFIDADSGQLACDWVAKGRLKKEVDIVDIVNNYFESLERERFLEGKNILITAGPTEEAIDPIRYLSNRSTGKMGYALAAAGAQLGANVTLVSGPTNLEVPNGVEFISAKSAIDMYEAVFSKFENMDIAIGCAAVADYRIKEYSSSKIKKNDGDLVFELTRNPDILMEMGKRKKEQTLIGFAAESDNLIENAMKKLEKKNLNLIVANSTNAFGNDSNEVFFIDKEKNILEIPQMKKDDLAFKILETLK